From the Pseudomonas baltica genome, one window contains:
- a CDS encoding protein-glutamate O-methyltransferase CheR, with protein sequence MNSVALKDREFQQFQAWLHATAGIHMSPAKKALVAGRLSKRLRHHEMNSYGDYFRLISSQEGAAESLMALDMLTTNETYFFREPKHFDFLREQVLPHASSTRPLRIWSAACSSGEEPYSLAMTLADGLGNSPWEVLASDISTQVLDKARAGHYPMERARNLSHDLLSRHCLKGIGRQAGTLLVERRLRERVQFTRINLNEPLPRLGEFDVIMLRNVMIYFDMATKRQVVQRLLPHLRRGGYFLVSHSESLNGVCDSLDVISPSIYRKP encoded by the coding sequence ATGAACAGCGTCGCCCTGAAGGACAGGGAATTCCAGCAGTTTCAGGCCTGGCTGCACGCCACCGCCGGCATCCACATGAGCCCGGCGAAAAAAGCCTTGGTAGCTGGCCGCTTGTCCAAGCGCCTGCGCCATCACGAGATGAACAGCTATGGCGATTATTTTCGCCTGATCAGCAGCCAGGAAGGCGCGGCCGAGTCGTTGATGGCGCTGGACATGCTGACCACCAACGAGACGTATTTCTTCCGCGAGCCCAAGCATTTCGACTTCCTGCGCGAGCAAGTCCTGCCCCACGCCTCCAGCACGCGGCCGCTGCGCATCTGGAGCGCCGCCTGCTCCAGCGGTGAAGAGCCCTACAGCCTCGCCATGACCCTGGCCGACGGCCTGGGCAACAGCCCCTGGGAAGTACTGGCCTCCGACATCAGCACTCAGGTGCTCGACAAGGCCCGCGCCGGCCACTACCCCATGGAGCGCGCGCGCAACCTGTCCCACGACCTGCTCAGCCGCCATTGCCTCAAAGGCATCGGCCGCCAGGCCGGCACCTTGCTGGTGGAACGGCGCCTGCGCGAGCGCGTGCAGTTCACCCGTATCAACCTCAACGAACCGCTGCCGCGCCTGGGCGAATTCGACGTGATCATGCTACGCAACGTGATGATCTACTTCGACATGGCCACCAAGCGCCAAGTGGTGCAGCGCTTGTTGCCGCACCTGCGCCGCGGCGGATACTTTCTGGTCAGCCACTCCGAGAGCCTCAACGGCGTGTGCGACAGCCTCGACGTCATCTCGCCTTCGATCTACCGCAAACCATGA
- a CDS encoding response regulator translates to MAKTVLVVDDSASIRQVVGIALKGAGYDVLEACDGKDALSKLTGQKVHLMISDVNMPNMDGITFVKEVKKLAAYKFTPIIMLTTESQESRKQEGQAAGARAWVVKPFQPAQMMAAVAKLILP, encoded by the coding sequence ATGGCCAAGACCGTATTGGTGGTCGATGACTCGGCGAGCATTCGCCAGGTCGTCGGGATCGCGCTCAAGGGCGCGGGTTACGACGTGCTCGAAGCCTGCGACGGCAAGGATGCACTGAGCAAACTCACGGGGCAGAAAGTGCACCTGATGATCAGCGACGTGAACATGCCGAACATGGACGGCATCACCTTCGTCAAGGAGGTGAAAAAGCTCGCCGCGTACAAGTTCACGCCAATCATCATGCTCACCACCGAATCCCAGGAAAGCCGCAAACAGGAAGGCCAGGCCGCCGGCGCTCGGGCATGGGTGGTCAAGCCTTTCCAGCCGGCGCAGATGATGGCAGCGGTCGCCAAGTTGATCCTGCCATGA
- a CDS encoding STAS domain-containing protein has product MITANSLEGVTHMAVRGEMTIYSAAELAALWLPWLTDAQSWQLDLTDVAEMDGAGLQLLLLAHRELHAAGASLQLVAQSPAVEQVLSLCQLTAHFSSAH; this is encoded by the coding sequence ATGATCACCGCCAACAGCCTGGAAGGCGTCACCCACATGGCCGTGCGCGGCGAGATGACCATCTACAGCGCCGCCGAGCTGGCGGCCCTGTGGCTGCCCTGGCTCACCGACGCGCAAAGCTGGCAGCTGGACCTGACCGACGTGGCGGAAATGGACGGCGCCGGCCTGCAACTGTTGCTGCTCGCGCACCGCGAACTGCACGCCGCCGGTGCCAGCCTGCAGCTGGTGGCGCAGAGCCCTGCGGTGGAGCAGGTACTGAGCCTGTGTCAGCTCACCGCACACTTCAGCTCGGCGCATTAA
- a CDS encoding chemotaxis response regulator protein-glutamate methylesterase — MMNRIKVMVVDDSAVVRQVIQGILEGEPDIEVLGAASDPLFALDKMAKRWPDVIILDIEMPRMDGLTFLRKLMSERPTAVVICSSLTEKGTETALQAMAAGAVEVITKPRSGLKDFLQQAAAELLSAVRGAAKANLRVLQARPRPAVAPPPRCTADVILPASGQAMAQTTERLVAIGTSTGGTQALEQVLTRLPRVCPGLVIVQHMPEKFTASFAERLNSLCAIEVREARNNDRVLPGLALIAPGGKHMVLKRSGAFYHVQVLDGPHVNRHRPSVDVLFRSVARFAGRNATGIIMTGMGDDGARGLKEMYDAGAETFAQDEASCVVFGMPREAIKLGGVNQVVALDDIAARVLDNGKRR, encoded by the coding sequence ATGATGAACAGGATCAAAGTCATGGTGGTCGACGATTCGGCCGTGGTCCGTCAGGTCATCCAGGGCATCCTCGAAGGCGAGCCGGATATCGAAGTACTGGGCGCCGCCAGCGATCCGCTGTTCGCCCTGGATAAAATGGCCAAGCGCTGGCCCGACGTGATCATCCTCGACATCGAAATGCCGCGCATGGACGGCCTGACGTTTTTGCGCAAACTGATGAGCGAGCGCCCCACTGCGGTGGTGATCTGCTCGTCGCTGACCGAAAAAGGCACCGAAACCGCGCTGCAGGCCATGGCCGCCGGAGCCGTCGAGGTCATCACCAAACCGCGCAGCGGCCTCAAGGATTTCCTCCAGCAAGCGGCGGCCGAGTTGCTCAGCGCGGTACGCGGTGCAGCCAAGGCCAATCTGCGCGTATTGCAGGCCCGGCCGCGGCCCGCCGTGGCGCCCCCGCCGCGCTGCACGGCTGACGTGATCCTGCCGGCCAGTGGCCAGGCCATGGCGCAGACCACCGAGCGCCTGGTCGCCATCGGCACCTCTACCGGCGGCACCCAGGCGCTGGAGCAAGTGCTGACGCGCTTGCCGAGGGTGTGCCCAGGGCTGGTGATCGTCCAGCACATGCCGGAAAAATTCACCGCGTCCTTTGCCGAGCGGCTCAACAGCCTGTGCGCCATTGAAGTGCGCGAAGCCCGTAACAACGACCGCGTGCTGCCGGGCCTGGCGCTGATCGCTCCCGGCGGCAAGCACATGGTGCTCAAGCGCAGCGGCGCCTTCTATCACGTGCAGGTGCTGGACGGCCCCCACGTCAATCGCCATCGTCCCTCGGTGGACGTGCTGTTCCGCTCTGTGGCGCGCTTCGCCGGGCGCAACGCCACTGGCATCATCATGACCGGCATGGGCGACGACGGCGCCCGCGGGCTCAAGGAGATGTATGACGCCGGCGCCGAGACCTTCGCCCAGGATGAAGCCAGTTGCGTGGTGTTCGGCATGCCCCGCGAGGCGATCAAGCTGGGCGGCGTGAATCAGGTGGTGGCACTGGACGACATCGCCGCGCGGGTGCTGGATAACGGCAAGCGGCGCTGA
- the lldD gene encoding FMN-dependent L-lactate dehydrogenase LldD encodes MIISASTDYRAAAQRKLPPFLFHYLDGGAYVEHTLRRNVADLADIALRQRVLRNMSELSLQTQLFGQTLAMPVALAPIGLCGMFARRGEVQAAKAADAKGIPFTLSTVSVCPIEEVAPTLSRPMWFQLYVLKDRGFMKNALERAKAAGVTTLVFTVDMPVPGARYRDAHSGMSGPNAPLRRMWQAVTHPAWAWDVGVNGRPHDLGNISRYRGNPTGLADYIGWLGSNFDPSISWKDLEWIREFWDGPMIIKGILDPEDARDAVTFGADGIVVSNHGGRQLDGVLSSARALPAIADAVKGQLAILADSGVRNGLDIVRMIALGADSVLLGRPFIYALAAAGGAGVSNLLDLIEKEMRVAMVLTGAKSVTEISGESLVRELRQGSL; translated from the coding sequence ATGATCATCTCCGCCTCCACCGATTACCGCGCCGCCGCGCAACGCAAGCTGCCGCCGTTTTTGTTTCACTACCTGGACGGCGGCGCCTACGTCGAGCACACCTTGCGTCGCAATGTCGCCGACCTGGCCGACATCGCGCTGCGCCAGCGGGTGCTGCGCAATATGTCCGAGCTGAGCCTGCAGACCCAACTGTTCGGCCAGACCTTGGCCATGCCGGTAGCCCTCGCGCCCATCGGCCTGTGCGGCATGTTCGCCCGCCGCGGCGAAGTGCAAGCCGCCAAGGCAGCCGACGCCAAAGGCATTCCCTTCACCTTGTCGACGGTGTCGGTGTGCCCCATCGAAGAAGTCGCGCCTACCCTCTCCCGGCCCATGTGGTTCCAGCTGTATGTGCTCAAGGACCGCGGCTTCATGAAAAACGCCCTGGAGCGCGCCAAAGCTGCGGGCGTCACCACCCTGGTGTTCACCGTCGACATGCCCGTGCCAGGCGCCCGCTATCGAGATGCCCACTCCGGCATGAGCGGCCCCAACGCACCGCTGCGACGCATGTGGCAAGCGGTTACTCACCCGGCCTGGGCCTGGGATGTGGGCGTCAATGGCCGCCCTCACGACCTGGGCAACATCTCCAGATACCGCGGCAATCCCACGGGCCTGGCGGATTACATCGGCTGGCTGGGCAGCAATTTCGATCCGTCGATTTCGTGGAAGGATCTGGAATGGATCCGCGAGTTCTGGGACGGCCCGATGATCATCAAGGGCATCCTCGACCCCGAAGACGCCCGCGATGCCGTGACCTTCGGCGCCGACGGCATCGTCGTCTCCAACCATGGCGGCCGCCAGCTCGACGGCGTGCTCTCGAGCGCCCGCGCCCTGCCGGCGATTGCCGATGCAGTGAAGGGCCAACTGGCGATTCTGGCCGACTCGGGAGTACGCAACGGCCTGGACATCGTGCGCATGATCGCCCTGGGCGCGGACAGCGTGTTGCTCGGGCGCCCGTTCATCTACGCGCTGGCAGCGGCGGGCGGCGCGGGGGTAAGCAACTTGCTGGACTTGATCGAAAAGGAAATGCGCGTGGCGATGGTGCTGACCGGGGCCAAGTCGGTGACAGAGATCAGCGGTGAGTCGTTGGTGCGCGAGTTGCGCCAAGGGTCGCTTTAA
- a CDS encoding methyl-accepting chemotaxis protein, which produces MDALMTPIRKANPAAVILPGIAAGVLAGAVLSTQAGGAFSWWLVAGCTLVPTLAASVYSLWQVRNAEHQGQARLQALSDAHAQLHENAARPVAESLFQQALPIWMRQIDTSRDQTEHAINDLTARFVDISGRLDHTVQASQAAAGNGADSAGGLSASESELYQVVESLRIAQQSRDEMLGEVSNLTAYTGELRAMAADVAAIAAQTNLLALNAAIEAARAGEAGRGFAVVADAVRTLSSQSSETGQKMSAKVDIINGAITRLVEVAGQSSERSHDSVSASQNTIESVLARFGTITGQLRDSADGLLNESAGIGEEISQVLVALQFQDRVSQILAQVRERMNHLHDELQQAEQRGQPLVLDIRAWMADMERGYAMREQRQNHHGSAAKAADEHAITFF; this is translated from the coding sequence ATGGACGCCCTTATGACTCCCATCCGCAAAGCCAATCCCGCTGCTGTCATCCTCCCCGGTATCGCCGCAGGGGTCCTGGCGGGTGCAGTACTGTCGACCCAGGCCGGCGGCGCTTTTTCCTGGTGGCTGGTGGCAGGCTGCACGCTCGTGCCGACCTTGGCCGCCAGTGTTTATTCGCTGTGGCAGGTACGCAATGCCGAGCACCAAGGCCAAGCCCGATTGCAAGCACTGAGCGACGCCCACGCCCAACTGCACGAAAACGCGGCGCGGCCGGTGGCCGAAAGCCTGTTTCAGCAAGCCTTGCCCATCTGGATGCGGCAAATCGATACCTCGCGGGACCAGACCGAGCACGCGATCAACGACCTGACCGCCCGCTTCGTGGATATTTCCGGGCGCCTGGATCACACCGTGCAGGCCTCCCAGGCTGCCGCCGGCAATGGCGCCGATAGCGCGGGCGGGCTCAGCGCCAGCGAAAGCGAGCTGTATCAAGTGGTCGAGTCGCTGCGTATCGCCCAACAGAGCCGCGACGAGATGCTCGGCGAGGTCAGCAACCTCACCGCCTACACCGGCGAGTTGCGGGCCATGGCGGCCGATGTGGCGGCGATCGCCGCGCAGACCAACCTGCTGGCGCTCAATGCCGCCATCGAGGCTGCCCGAGCCGGAGAAGCCGGGCGCGGATTCGCGGTAGTGGCCGATGCCGTGCGCACCCTGTCCAGCCAGTCCAGCGAGACCGGGCAGAAGATGTCCGCCAAGGTCGACATCATCAACGGCGCCATCACCCGCCTCGTAGAGGTCGCCGGCCAGAGCAGCGAGCGCAGCCACGACAGCGTCAGCGCCTCGCAGAACACCATCGAAAGCGTGCTCGCACGGTTTGGCACCATTACCGGCCAGTTGCGCGACTCGGCCGACGGCCTGCTCAACGAAAGTGCCGGCATCGGCGAGGAAATCAGCCAGGTGCTGGTCGCGCTGCAGTTCCAGGATCGCGTCAGCCAGATCCTCGCCCAGGTGCGCGAACGCATGAACCACCTGCACGACGAACTGCAACAGGCCGAGCAGCGCGGCCAGCCATTGGTGTTGGACATCCGCGCGTGGATGGCCGACATGGAGCGCGGCTACGCCATGCGCGAACAACGCCAGAATCATCACGGCAGCGCCGCCAAGGCCGCCGACGAACACGCAATCACATTCTTCTAA
- a CDS encoding methyl-accepting chemotaxis protein, with the protein MQWFYNLKISTKLLTSFIAVLSLTVVMGAFSIIELAKVNDTSTEMKENWIPSMRTASGMRFYMAQYRTREARHVLSEDKDKASIETQIGQSHADTQKRLEQYGALISSPEERQLYDSVSADMTSYYNLSKTLLELSRQDQVEQARTLLNGESKVVFDRISDTLARLVQLNDDGAGAASAEGDRVYASARVAIVSVLIVALLLGLFMAWFVSRIISRPLKQAAEMAQRLADGDLTARLDVTSRDETGQLVGAMQNMVGKLSRIIGEVRHAADGLASASEEVSATAQSMSQATSEQAASVEETSASIEQMSASINQNTDNAKVTDGMASKAAREAGEGGKSVDQTVAAMKKIAQRIGIIDDIAYQTNLLALNAAIEAARAGEHGKGFAVVAAEVRKLAERSQIAAQEIGELSTSSVDLAERAGALLGEMVPSITKTSDLVQEISAASEEQAAGVAQINIAMVQLNQVTQQNASSSEELAATAEEMSSQAEQLQRAMAFFTLESESSETAPMTRPRTQLQRPAPARAKPRAAQPALELNEAEFTHF; encoded by the coding sequence ATGCAATGGTTCTACAACCTGAAAATCTCCACCAAGCTGCTGACCTCGTTCATTGCCGTGCTGTCGCTCACAGTCGTCATGGGCGCGTTCTCCATCATCGAGTTGGCCAAGGTCAACGACACCTCGACCGAGATGAAAGAAAACTGGATCCCGTCGATGCGCACGGCGTCCGGCATGCGTTTCTATATGGCGCAGTACCGCACCCGCGAAGCGCGGCACGTGCTGTCAGAGGACAAGGACAAAGCCAGCATCGAAACCCAGATAGGGCAATCGCACGCGGATACGCAAAAACGCCTGGAGCAGTACGGCGCTCTGATCAGCAGCCCCGAAGAACGCCAGCTCTACGATTCGGTCAGCGCCGACATGACCAGCTACTACAACCTCAGCAAAACCTTGCTGGAGCTTTCCCGCCAGGATCAAGTGGAGCAGGCGCGGACATTGCTCAACGGCGAGTCCAAAGTGGTGTTCGACCGGATCTCCGACACCTTGGCGCGGCTGGTCCAGCTCAACGACGACGGCGCAGGCGCTGCCAGCGCCGAGGGTGACCGGGTGTACGCCAGTGCCCGCGTGGCCATCGTCAGCGTGCTGATCGTCGCGCTGCTGCTGGGCCTGTTCATGGCCTGGTTCGTGTCGCGGATCATCTCCCGTCCGCTCAAGCAGGCCGCAGAAATGGCCCAGCGCCTGGCCGACGGCGACCTCACCGCGCGTCTCGACGTCACCAGCCGTGATGAAACCGGCCAGTTGGTCGGCGCGATGCAGAACATGGTCGGCAAGCTGTCACGCATCATCGGTGAAGTGCGTCACGCCGCCGACGGCCTGGCCAGTGCTTCCGAAGAGGTCAGCGCCACCGCTCAATCGATGAGCCAGGCCACCAGCGAGCAGGCTGCCAGCGTCGAGGAAACCAGCGCCTCGATCGAGCAGATGAGCGCCAGCATCAACCAGAACACCGACAACGCCAAGGTCACCGACGGCATGGCCAGCAAGGCCGCGCGCGAAGCCGGCGAAGGCGGCAAATCAGTGGATCAGACCGTCGCCGCCATGAAGAAGATCGCCCAGCGCATCGGCATCATCGACGACATCGCCTACCAGACCAACCTGCTGGCCCTCAACGCCGCCATCGAGGCCGCCCGTGCCGGGGAGCATGGCAAAGGCTTTGCCGTGGTCGCCGCCGAAGTGCGCAAACTGGCCGAACGCAGCCAGATCGCCGCGCAGGAGATCGGCGAACTGTCGACCAGCAGTGTCGACCTGGCCGAACGCGCCGGCGCCTTGCTCGGCGAAATGGTGCCGTCGATTACCAAGACCTCCGATCTGGTCCAGGAAATCAGCGCGGCGTCCGAAGAACAAGCCGCGGGCGTGGCGCAGATCAACATTGCCATGGTCCAGCTCAATCAGGTGACCCAGCAGAACGCTTCGAGCAGCGAGGAACTAGCCGCCACCGCCGAGGAAATGAGCAGCCAGGCCGAGCAACTGCAACGCGCCATGGCCTTCTTCACGCTAGAGTCCGAAAGCAGCGAAACGGCGCCCATGACCCGCCCGCGCACGCAGCTTCAGCGCCCTGCCCCGGCACGCGCCAAGCCCCGGGCCGCGCAGCCGGCACTGGAACTCAACGAAGCCGAATTCACCCACTTCTGA
- a CDS encoding chemotaxis protein CheA, whose amino-acid sequence MNIDLEQALQTFIAEARELLQDMEQSLLQLEHTPEDADQLASIFRAAHTIKGSAGLFALDSIVSFAHVVEDVLDRLRDGQVQANRELIALMLECNDHLLELVEVVAVQRSTLTAQSLSHEGQLRERLNRYRQAQPEHPAAPALTHAALQTEAAWHISVRFGPDMLRNGMDPLSFLRYLATLGELLGVVTCAEQLPPAAHMDAETCYLGFEIRLLSEHDEATLAEAFEFVRDDCRLFIFAPDTSAAHYRQWLQDMGAEAPWLTDALVRCGTVSADDLREPSPTLLNEHPTAPSSPDKATGEVKSQRFIRVRADQLETLIDLAGELITASAGAQLLAREQGDEHLREATSVVASLVEQLLDGALAMRMVPIGDTFNRFQRVVRDVSEELGKDIELVISGADTELDKALVERIGDPLMHLLRNAMDHGIEAPDVRVAAGKPARGTLHLNAFHDSGSIVLELIDDGAGLNRQRILAKARDKGLIGAVEPSERELLNLIFEPGFSTAEAVTNLSGRGVGMDVVKRNITSLRGSIDLYSQPGLGTTVRIRLPLTLAMISGLLVEVASGGFVVPLDVVHECIELPHGQRDTLRERGHIDLRGEVLPLVFLREHLALDGDLPRRENVVVVKAQGQKAGLVVDRLMGEHQTVIKPLGPLFGGLRGISGSSILGNGSVALILDIPALLKNLIEQHSQHRPRPIEHSSLTRNTF is encoded by the coding sequence GTGAATATCGACCTCGAACAGGCCCTGCAGACATTTATCGCCGAAGCGCGCGAACTGTTGCAGGACATGGAGCAATCCCTGCTGCAACTCGAACACACGCCCGAGGATGCCGACCAACTGGCCAGCATCTTTCGCGCAGCGCACACCATCAAAGGCTCGGCCGGCCTGTTCGCACTGGACTCCATCGTCAGCTTCGCCCATGTGGTCGAGGACGTGCTGGATCGGCTACGTGACGGCCAGGTGCAGGCCAACCGTGAACTGATCGCCCTGATGCTGGAGTGCAACGACCATCTGCTGGAACTGGTCGAGGTGGTCGCGGTGCAGCGCTCGACGCTCACCGCGCAAAGCCTCAGCCACGAAGGGCAGTTGCGTGAGCGCCTGAACCGCTATCGTCAGGCACAACCCGAGCACCCCGCCGCGCCGGCCCTGACCCACGCCGCGCTGCAAACCGAAGCCGCCTGGCATATCTCGGTACGCTTCGGCCCCGACATGTTGCGCAACGGCATGGACCCGCTGTCCTTCCTGCGCTACCTGGCCACCCTGGGCGAACTGCTGGGTGTGGTCACCTGCGCCGAACAGCTGCCGCCCGCCGCGCACATGGATGCCGAGACCTGCTACCTGGGTTTCGAGATCAGGCTGCTGTCCGAACACGATGAAGCGACCCTCGCCGAAGCCTTCGAATTCGTGCGCGACGATTGCCGCCTGTTCATCTTCGCCCCCGACACATCCGCTGCCCACTATCGCCAATGGCTGCAGGACATGGGCGCCGAGGCGCCGTGGCTGACCGACGCCCTGGTGCGCTGTGGCACGGTCAGCGCCGATGACCTGCGCGAGCCCTCGCCGACTCTCCTGAACGAACACCCCACCGCGCCAAGCAGCCCGGACAAAGCCACTGGAGAGGTGAAGAGCCAGCGTTTTATCCGCGTGCGCGCCGACCAGCTGGAAACCCTGATCGACCTGGCTGGCGAACTGATCACGGCCAGTGCCGGCGCTCAGCTGCTGGCCCGCGAACAAGGCGACGAACACCTGCGCGAAGCCACGTCGGTGGTCGCCAGCCTCGTCGAACAGCTGCTCGATGGCGCCCTGGCCATGCGCATGGTGCCGATCGGTGACACCTTCAACCGCTTCCAGCGGGTGGTGCGCGACGTCAGCGAAGAACTCGGCAAAGACATCGAACTGGTCATCAGCGGCGCCGACACCGAGCTCGACAAAGCCTTGGTCGAACGCATCGGCGACCCGCTGATGCACCTGCTGCGCAACGCCATGGACCACGGCATCGAAGCCCCCGACGTACGAGTCGCGGCCGGCAAGCCCGCCCGTGGCACCCTGCACCTCAATGCCTTCCATGATTCGGGCAGCATCGTCCTGGAGCTGATCGACGACGGTGCCGGCCTCAACCGCCAGCGCATCCTCGCCAAGGCCCGCGACAAGGGCTTGATCGGCGCCGTGGAGCCCAGCGAGCGCGAACTGCTCAACCTGATTTTCGAACCGGGGTTTTCCACTGCCGAAGCCGTCACCAATCTGTCCGGGCGCGGCGTCGGCATGGACGTGGTCAAGCGCAACATCACCAGCCTGCGCGGCAGCATCGACCTCTACAGCCAGCCGGGCCTGGGCACCACGGTGCGCATCCGCCTGCCCCTGACACTGGCGATGATCAGCGGCCTGCTGGTGGAAGTGGCCAGCGGCGGCTTCGTGGTGCCGCTGGACGTGGTGCACGAATGCATCGAACTGCCCCACGGGCAGCGCGACACCCTGCGCGAGCGGGGCCATATCGACCTGCGTGGCGAAGTCCTGCCGCTGGTGTTCCTGCGTGAACACCTGGCGCTGGACGGCGACCTGCCGCGCCGGGAAAACGTGGTGGTAGTCAAGGCCCAAGGCCAGAAAGCCGGCTTGGTGGTCGATCGCCTGATGGGCGAACACCAGACTGTCATCAAACCGCTCGGACCGCTGTTCGGCGGCCTGCGCGGCATCAGCGGGTCAAGCATCCTGGGCAACGGCAGCGTGGCCTTGATCCTCGACATTCCCGCCTTGCTCAAGAACTTGATCGAACAGCACAGCCAGCACAGGCCGCGCCCGATCGAACACTCCTCTCTTACTCGCAACACCTTCTAG
- a CDS encoding chemotaxis protein CheW produces the protein MSTAEKIPASDSQDNQYLTFTLGDELFALAIPGIKEIIEFGQLTVVPMMPDYVRGVINLRGAVVPVVDLAARFGQPRSKISRRSCTVIIEVQAEDGERQVFGLLVDAVSAVLDIPAEAIEPPPSFGSRIRTDFISGMARIDGRFVIALDVDHVLSVEDMAVLSNVTADSAA, from the coding sequence ATGAGTACCGCCGAGAAAATCCCGGCCAGCGATAGCCAGGACAACCAATACCTGACCTTCACCCTGGGCGACGAACTGTTCGCCCTGGCGATCCCGGGCATCAAGGAGATCATCGAGTTCGGCCAGCTCACCGTGGTGCCGATGATGCCCGACTACGTGCGTGGCGTGATCAACCTGCGCGGCGCCGTAGTGCCGGTGGTCGATCTGGCGGCGCGCTTCGGCCAGCCGCGCTCGAAGATCAGCCGCCGCAGTTGCACGGTGATCATCGAAGTACAGGCTGAAGACGGCGAACGCCAAGTGTTCGGCCTGCTGGTGGACGCAGTGTCGGCGGTGCTGGACATTCCCGCCGAGGCCATCGAGCCGCCGCCCAGTTTCGGTTCGCGCATTCGTACCGACTTCATCAGCGGCATGGCGCGCATCGACGGGCGATTCGTCATCGCTCTGGATGTCGATCATGTGCTGAGCGTCGAGGACATGGCGGTGCTGTCGAATGTCACCGCAGACAGCGCCGCATGA
- a CDS encoding Fic family protein, translating into MANKPNRSSLIEFFRARPESWLSLSDLVQAFDVPERTLRSWLGAALQQGDLESRGSTKARAYRLARPAVWAAPPPSAAYEVRESGTEAVFSPRSAEIIRRVRGPLFSRNPCSYREDWLRGYQPNITHYLRPEDLALLHENGRRASDEMPAGTYARKIYNRLLIDLSYNSSRLEGNTYSLVDTEKLVLEGIAADGKLDIERVMILNHREAIRYLVDGIHSLEATSDNIRTLHYLLAEGLVAPGEAGNLRDDGVRISSSSYIPWEGKARLEGQLHLIANTAAQIRDPFEQSLFLLAHVAYLQGFIDVNKRTSRMAANIPLVRYNLVPLSFGYISTEDYASAMIAVYELNEIGPLADLYLWSYIRSCGRYGAVAESVGIDTLRVLHRQQRRALIARVVREQLHGEALEGVLADAISSLPPEQQDKFIEDTRYDLQHLSNVSIGGMGLTRAQLEQWLAERG; encoded by the coding sequence ATGGCGAACAAACCCAACCGTAGCAGCCTCATCGAGTTCTTCCGTGCTCGCCCGGAGTCCTGGCTGTCCCTTTCCGACCTGGTCCAAGCGTTCGACGTGCCCGAGCGAACCCTGCGCAGCTGGCTCGGCGCTGCTCTGCAGCAAGGCGATCTCGAATCCCGAGGCAGCACCAAAGCCCGTGCCTACCGCCTCGCTCGGCCCGCTGTGTGGGCAGCGCCGCCGCCATCAGCGGCCTACGAAGTCCGAGAGTCCGGTACCGAGGCCGTGTTCTCCCCGCGCAGCGCCGAGATCATCCGCCGTGTACGGGGCCCCTTGTTCTCCCGTAATCCATGTTCCTATCGCGAAGATTGGCTGCGCGGATACCAGCCAAACATCACCCACTACCTGCGCCCCGAAGACCTGGCCCTGCTCCACGAAAACGGCCGCCGTGCCAGCGACGAGATGCCGGCCGGCACCTACGCGCGCAAGATCTACAACCGCCTGCTCATCGATCTCTCCTACAACTCCTCGCGCCTGGAAGGCAACACCTATTCGCTGGTCGACACCGAGAAGCTGGTGCTGGAAGGCATCGCCGCCGACGGCAAACTCGATATCGAGCGGGTGATGATCCTCAACCACCGCGAGGCTATTCGCTATCTGGTCGACGGCATCCATTCGCTGGAGGCGACCAGCGACAATATCCGCACCCTGCATTACCTGTTGGCAGAGGGGCTGGTCGCGCCGGGCGAGGCGGGCAATCTGCGCGATGACGGCGTGCGGATATCGTCCAGCAGTTATATCCCTTGGGAGGGCAAGGCGCGTCTCGAAGGTCAGCTCCATCTCATCGCCAACACTGCCGCCCAGATCCGCGACCCTTTCGAGCAAAGCCTGTTTCTGCTGGCGCATGTGGCCTACCTGCAGGGCTTTATCGACGTCAACAAGCGCACTTCGCGGATGGCCGCGAATATCCCGCTGGTGCGCTACAACTTGGTGCCATTGTCGTTCGGCTATATCAGCACCGAGGACTACGCCAGCGCGATGATCGCGGTGTATGAACTCAACGAGATCGGCCCGCTGGCGGACCTCTATCTGTGGTCGTATATCCGCAGCTGTGGACGTTACGGTGCGGTGGCGGAGTCAGTCGGCATCGATACGCTGCGCGTGTTGCATCGCCAGCAGAGAAGGGCGCTGATCGCTCGCGTCGTCCGAGAACAGCTACACGGTGAGGCGCTGGAAGGGGTGCTGGCAGATGCGATCAGCTCACTACCACCAGAGCAGCAAGACAAGTTCATCGAGGACACGCGTTACGATCTGCAGCATCTCTCGAACGTGAGCATTGGCGGCATGGGCCTGACCCGCGCCCAGCTGGAGCAGTGGCTGGCTGAACGCGGATAA